The following coding sequences lie in one Saccharopolyspora hordei genomic window:
- a CDS encoding HesB/IscA family protein — protein MLTISESAAEVIKLVLVGGDSQEGSGLRIAPGGDGLQASIAEQPQAGDQVVEASGVRVFLEPQVAELLGDKTLDAERDANGDLALAVRD, from the coding sequence ATGCTCACCATCAGTGAGAGCGCCGCCGAGGTCATCAAGCTCGTCCTCGTGGGGGGTGACTCTCAAGAAGGATCCGGTCTGCGCATCGCACCGGGTGGCGACGGACTGCAGGCGTCGATCGCCGAGCAGCCCCAGGCGGGCGACCAGGTGGTCGAGGCGTCCGGCGTCCGGGTGTTCCTCGAGCCGCAGGTCGCCGAGCTGCTCGGGGACAAGACGCTCGACGCCGAGCGGGACGCCAACGGCGACCTGGCGCTGGCCGTCCGCGACTGA
- the gcvP gene encoding aminomethyl-transferring glycine dehydrogenase — protein sequence MSDVTHDRIPLAALEHGTPFADRHVGPAPAELAHMLDVIGVGSLEELGRSAVPDAIREDDLRLSLPEPATESAALAELRELARRCTPHTEMIGLGYYGTTTPPVIRRNVLENPAWYTAYTPYQPEISQGRLEALLNFQTMVADLTGVPVANASMLDEATAAAEGMTLVRRAGKSKSPRFLVDADTLPQTIAVIQTRAEPLGIEVVVADLSEGLPEGEFFGALLSYPGASGAVRDHEAVIAEVHERGAKAVVATDLLALTLLRPPGEIGADVVVGSSQRFGVPMGFGGPHAGFMAVAKGLERQLPGRLVGVSVDADGNQAYRLALQTREQHIRREKATSNICTAQVLLAVVASMYAVYHGPAGLRAIATRTHRMAAVLAEQLRRGGVEVLHRDFFDTVIAKVPGRADEVVAAARRGGINLRRVDADHVGVSCDETTTRAHLATVWRAFGIDGVDVDELDAQTPDALPEALLRTSEYLTHPVFHTHHSETSLLRYLRQLSDKDVALDRSMIPLGSCTMKLNATAEMEPITWPEFGDLHPFAPAQDAEGLLSLVKDLETWLAEVTGYDAVSLQPNAGSQGEFAGLLAIRAYHRSRGQAGRNVCLIPASAHGTNAASAVMAGMRVVVVRCDDEGNIQLDHLRELVAEHADDLAAIMITYPSTHGVYEDTVREVCGLVHDAGGQVYVDGANLNALIGLARMGKFGSDVSHLNLHKTFCIPHGGGGPGVGPIGVREHLAPFLPNHPMQPAAGPDTGVGPISAAPWGSASILPISWAYVRMMGADGLRRATLTAVAAANYVARRLNSYFPVLYTGKGGFVAHECILDLRPISKTSGISVDDVAKRLADYGIHAPTMSFPVAGTLMVEPTESESLAELDRFCEAMIAIRAEIDKVVAGQWPADDNPLVGAPHTAACLVRDWDHAYSREEAVYPLGTAAPKVWPAVRRIDGAQGDRNLVCSCPPLEAYQS from the coding sequence ATGTCCGACGTGACGCACGATCGCATCCCCCTGGCAGCCCTGGAGCACGGAACGCCGTTCGCTGACCGGCACGTCGGGCCGGCCCCGGCGGAGCTCGCCCACATGCTCGACGTGATCGGTGTCGGTTCGCTGGAGGAGCTGGGCCGCAGCGCCGTGCCGGACGCGATCCGGGAGGACGACCTGCGGCTGTCCCTGCCCGAACCGGCCACCGAGTCGGCGGCGCTGGCGGAGCTGCGCGAGCTCGCGCGCCGCTGCACCCCGCACACCGAGATGATCGGGCTCGGGTACTACGGCACCACGACCCCGCCGGTCATCCGGCGCAACGTGCTGGAGAACCCGGCCTGGTACACCGCCTACACGCCGTACCAGCCGGAGATCTCGCAGGGCCGGCTGGAGGCGCTGCTGAACTTCCAGACGATGGTGGCCGACCTGACCGGCGTCCCGGTGGCCAACGCGTCGATGCTCGACGAGGCGACCGCCGCGGCCGAGGGCATGACGCTGGTGCGCCGCGCCGGGAAGTCGAAGTCGCCGCGGTTCCTGGTCGACGCCGACACCCTGCCGCAGACCATCGCGGTCATCCAGACCCGCGCCGAGCCGCTGGGCATCGAGGTCGTCGTCGCCGACCTGTCCGAGGGCCTGCCCGAGGGCGAGTTCTTCGGTGCGCTGCTGTCGTACCCGGGCGCCTCGGGCGCCGTGCGCGACCACGAGGCGGTCATCGCCGAGGTGCACGAGCGCGGCGCGAAGGCCGTGGTGGCGACCGACCTGCTGGCGCTGACGCTGCTGCGCCCGCCGGGGGAGATCGGTGCGGACGTGGTGGTCGGCAGCTCGCAGCGCTTCGGCGTGCCGATGGGCTTCGGCGGCCCGCACGCCGGGTTCATGGCCGTGGCCAAGGGCCTCGAGCGGCAGCTGCCCGGACGGCTGGTCGGGGTGAGCGTGGACGCCGACGGCAACCAGGCCTACCGGCTGGCGCTGCAGACCCGCGAGCAGCACATCCGCCGCGAGAAGGCCACCAGCAACATCTGCACCGCGCAGGTGCTGCTGGCCGTGGTGGCCTCGATGTACGCCGTCTACCACGGCCCGGCCGGGCTGCGGGCGATCGCGACCCGCACGCACCGGATGGCGGCCGTGCTGGCCGAGCAGCTGCGGCGCGGCGGGGTCGAGGTGCTGCACCGGGACTTCTTCGACACGGTCATCGCGAAGGTGCCGGGCCGGGCCGACGAGGTCGTGGCCGCCGCGCGCCGCGGCGGCATCAACCTGCGCCGGGTGGACGCCGACCACGTCGGCGTCAGCTGCGACGAGACCACCACGCGCGCCCACCTGGCGACCGTGTGGCGGGCGTTCGGCATCGACGGCGTGGACGTCGACGAGCTGGACGCGCAGACCCCGGACGCGCTGCCGGAGGCGCTGCTGCGCACCTCCGAGTACCTGACGCACCCGGTGTTCCACACCCACCACTCGGAGACCTCGCTGCTGCGCTACCTGCGGCAGCTGTCGGACAAGGACGTCGCGCTGGACCGCAGCATGATCCCGCTGGGCTCGTGCACCATGAAGCTCAACGCGACGGCCGAGATGGAGCCGATCACCTGGCCGGAGTTCGGCGACCTGCACCCGTTCGCGCCCGCGCAGGATGCTGAGGGGCTGTTGTCGCTGGTCAAGGACCTGGAGACCTGGCTGGCCGAGGTCACCGGCTACGACGCGGTGAGCCTGCAGCCCAACGCGGGCAGCCAGGGCGAGTTCGCCGGCCTGCTGGCCATCCGCGCCTACCACCGCAGCCGCGGCCAGGCTGGCCGCAACGTGTGCCTGATCCCGGCGAGCGCGCACGGCACCAACGCCGCCAGCGCCGTCATGGCCGGGATGCGCGTGGTCGTGGTGCGCTGCGACGACGAGGGCAACATCCAGCTGGACCACCTGCGCGAGCTGGTCGCCGAGCACGCCGACGACCTCGCCGCCATCATGATCACCTACCCGTCGACGCACGGCGTCTACGAGGACACGGTGCGCGAGGTGTGCGGCCTGGTGCACGACGCGGGCGGGCAGGTCTACGTCGACGGGGCGAACCTCAACGCGCTGATCGGCCTGGCCCGGATGGGCAAGTTCGGGTCCGACGTCTCGCACCTGAACCTGCACAAGACCTTCTGCATCCCGCACGGCGGCGGCGGTCCGGGCGTCGGCCCGATCGGCGTGCGCGAGCACCTCGCGCCGTTCCTGCCGAACCACCCGATGCAGCCCGCGGCCGGGCCGGACACCGGGGTGGGGCCGATCAGCGCCGCCCCGTGGGGCAGCGCCTCGATCCTGCCGATCTCGTGGGCCTACGTGCGGATGATGGGCGCGGACGGGCTGCGCCGCGCGACGCTGACCGCCGTGGCGGCGGCCAACTACGTGGCGCGGCGGCTCAACAGCTACTTCCCGGTGCTCTACACCGGCAAGGGCGGGTTCGTCGCCCACGAGTGCATCCTGGACCTGCGCCCGATCAGCAAGACCAGCGGCATCAGCGTCGACGACGTGGCCAAGCGGCTGGCCGACTACGGCATCCACGCGCCGACCATGTCGTTCCCGGTGGCCGGGACGCTGATGGTGGAGCCGACCGAGAGCGAGAGCCTGGCCGAGCTCGACCGCTTCTGCGAGGCCATGATCGCCATCCGCGCGGAGATCGACAAGGTGGTCGCCGGGCAGTGGCCCGCCGACGACAACCCGCTGGTCGGCGCGCCGCACACGGCGGCCTGCCTGGTCCGGGACTGGGACCACGCCTACTCCCGCGAGGAGGCGGTCTACCCGCTGGGCACGGCGGCGCCGAAGGTGTGGCCGGCGGTGCGGCGCATCGACGGCGCCCAGGGCGACCGCAACCTGGTCTGCTCCTGCCCGCCGCTGGAGGCCTACCAGTCCTGA
- a CDS encoding MerR family transcriptional regulator — MVEEASNGDAAVEQGELFPDASLPDELVGYRGPAACQIAGITYRQLDYWARTKLVGPSIRGAAGSGSQRLYSFKDILVLKVVKRLLDTGVSLHNIRVAVEHLRNRGVQDLAKLTLFSDGTTVYECTSAEEVVDLLQGGQGVFGIAVSGAMREISGTIHEFPAERADGGEMVKAEDELSRRRRERKAETG; from the coding sequence GTGGTCGAGGAAGCGTCCAACGGGGATGCTGCCGTGGAGCAGGGTGAGCTGTTCCCAGACGCCTCGCTGCCGGACGAGTTGGTCGGCTACCGCGGGCCGGCCGCCTGCCAGATCGCCGGCATCACCTACCGCCAGTTGGACTACTGGGCGCGCACCAAGCTGGTCGGCCCGTCCATCCGCGGGGCGGCCGGCTCCGGCTCGCAGCGGCTGTACTCGTTCAAGGACATCCTGGTGCTCAAGGTGGTCAAGCGGCTGCTGGACACCGGGGTGTCGCTGCACAACATCCGGGTCGCGGTGGAGCACCTGCGCAACCGCGGCGTGCAGGACCTGGCCAAGCTGACGCTGTTCAGCGACGGCACGACGGTCTACGAGTGCACCTCGGCCGAGGAGGTGGTCGACCTGCTGCAGGGTGGCCAGGGGGTGTTCGGCATCGCCGTGAGCGGTGCGATGCGCGAGATCAGCGGCACCATCCACGAGTTCCCGGCCGAGCGGGCCGACGGCGGCGAGATGGTGAAGGCCGAGGACGAGCTGTCCCGCCGTCGCCGGGAGCGGAAGGCCGAGACCGGCTGA
- a CDS encoding bifunctional nuclease family protein — protein sequence MSSEMRVVGVRVELPANQPILLLREAHGERYLPIWIGSVEATAIALEQQGVRPQRPLTHDLLKDVIGALGRDLEQVRITDLQEGTFFAELVFDGDVRVSARPSDSVALALRVGVPIHADESVLDEAGLIIPDEQEDEVEKFREFLDSVSPEDFRGADT from the coding sequence ATGAGCAGCGAGATGCGCGTCGTCGGCGTGCGAGTGGAACTACCAGCCAACCAGCCGATCCTGCTGTTGCGCGAGGCGCACGGCGAGCGCTACCTGCCGATCTGGATCGGCTCGGTGGAGGCGACGGCCATCGCGCTCGAGCAGCAGGGCGTGCGGCCGCAGCGACCGCTGACCCACGACCTGCTCAAGGACGTCATCGGCGCCCTGGGTCGCGACCTCGAGCAGGTCCGGATCACCGATCTGCAGGAAGGCACCTTCTTCGCCGAGCTGGTGTTCGACGGGGACGTCCGGGTGTCGGCGCGGCCGAGCGACTCGGTGGCCCTGGCGCTGCGCGTCGGGGTGCCGATCCACGCCGACGAGTCGGTGCTCGACGAAGCCGGGTTGATCATCCCGGACGAGCAGGAGGACGAGGTCGAGAAGTTCCGCGAGTTCCTCGACTCGGTCTCCCCGGAGGACTTCCGCGGCGCGGACACCTGA
- the garA gene encoding glycogen accumulation regulator GarA: MSQNSGFGDVPPEQSPETTSVFRPFLSEQESTESPAPEPAAASGVDALPAGSALLVVKRGPNAGSRFLLDRETTSAGRHPDSDIFLDDVTVSRRHAEFRREGNDFVVVDVGSLNGTYVNREPVDTSVLANGDEVQIGKFRLVFLTGPVEGGR, encoded by the coding sequence GTGAGCCAGAACAGCGGCTTCGGCGACGTCCCGCCGGAGCAGTCACCGGAGACCACCTCGGTCTTCAGGCCCTTCCTCTCGGAGCAGGAGAGCACCGAGAGCCCGGCCCCGGAGCCCGCCGCCGCGTCCGGGGTCGATGCACTGCCCGCTGGGTCGGCATTGCTGGTCGTCAAGCGCGGTCCGAACGCGGGCTCGCGGTTCTTGCTGGACCGGGAGACCACCAGCGCGGGTCGGCACCCGGACAGCGACATCTTCCTCGACGACGTCACGGTTTCCCGTCGGCACGCCGAGTTCCGGCGTGAGGGCAACGACTTCGTGGTCGTCGACGTCGGCAGCCTCAACGGCACCTACGTCAACCGGGAACCGGTGGACACCTCGGTCCTGGCCAACGGCGACGAGGTGCAGATCGGCAAGTTCCGGTTGGTGTTCCTGACCGGGCCGGTCGAAGGCGGGCGCTGA
- the gcvH gene encoding glycine cleavage system protein GcvH has product MAAPDEIKYTEEHEWVQRTGEDTVRVGITEYAQQQLGDVVFVQLPEVGQQVSKGESLGEVESTKSVSDIYAPVTGEVTARNEGLEDQPELVNSEPLDGGWMVEIKLADPEQLTGLLDAEAYQKLIES; this is encoded by the coding sequence GTGGCGGCCCCGGACGAGATCAAGTACACCGAAGAGCACGAGTGGGTCCAGCGCACCGGCGAGGACACCGTGCGCGTCGGGATCACCGAGTACGCCCAGCAGCAGCTCGGAGACGTGGTCTTCGTGCAGCTGCCCGAGGTGGGGCAGCAGGTCTCCAAGGGGGAGTCGCTGGGCGAGGTCGAGTCGACCAAGAGCGTCTCGGACATCTACGCGCCCGTCACCGGTGAGGTGACCGCCCGCAACGAGGGCCTGGAGGACCAGCCCGAGCTGGTCAACTCGGAGCCGCTGGACGGCGGCTGGATGGTCGAGATCAAGCTGGCCGACCCGGAGCAGCTGACCGGCCTGCTCGACGCCGAGGCCTACCAGAAGCTGATCGAGAGCTGA
- a CDS encoding CDP-alcohol phosphatidyltransferase family protein: MVQDAERTTENTTSGGDPGHSPEHRPDPGMARIREVAAGVWADPWWTLPNLLSVLRLAGVPLFLWLLLGPRADVLALLVLVVSGLTDWLDGKLARWLNQYSRLGELLDPAADRLYIVATLVAFVLRDVVPWWVAAALVLRDAVLTLCLPVLRWHGYEPPEVHYLGKAATFCLMYAFPLLLLVQEDFPLSEVVRPVAYAFTCWGGALYLWAGVLYLGQVVVAVHRARARTP, from the coding sequence GTGGTGCAGGACGCCGAGCGCACCACGGAGAACACCACGAGCGGGGGCGACCCCGGTCACTCACCGGAACACCGCCCGGACCCCGGCATGGCCCGGATCCGCGAAGTCGCCGCCGGGGTGTGGGCCGATCCATGGTGGACACTGCCGAACCTGCTCAGCGTGCTCCGCCTGGCGGGCGTGCCCCTGTTCCTCTGGCTGCTGCTCGGCCCCCGGGCCGACGTGCTGGCCCTGCTCGTGCTGGTGGTCAGCGGTCTCACCGACTGGCTCGACGGCAAGCTCGCCCGCTGGCTGAACCAGTACAGCCGCCTCGGCGAGCTGCTCGACCCGGCCGCCGACCGGCTCTACATCGTCGCCACCCTGGTGGCCTTCGTGCTGCGTGACGTGGTGCCCTGGTGGGTCGCCGCCGCGCTCGTGCTGCGGGACGCGGTGCTGACGCTGTGCCTGCCGGTGCTGCGCTGGCACGGCTACGAGCCGCCCGAGGTGCACTACCTCGGCAAGGCCGCGACGTTCTGCCTGATGTACGCGTTCCCGCTGTTGCTGCTGGTGCAGGAAGACTTCCCGCTGTCCGAGGTGGTGCGCCCGGTCGCCTACGCCTTCACCTGCTGGGGCGGCGCGCTGTACCTGTGGGCCGGGGTGCTCTACCTGGGACAGGTGGTGGTCGCGGTGCACCGGGCGCGCGCCAGGACGCCGTAG
- a CDS encoding propionyl-CoA synthetase, whose protein sequence is MGAYAEAHRKSLTDPEGFWLDAATAIEWVREPTRAVDSDAAPFFRWFPDGQLNTCFNALDRHVRDGRGEQTALIWDSAMTGQVARWTYRELLEEVALFAGALRAQGVERGDRVVIYLPMVPEAVVAMLACARIGAVHSVVFGGFAPKELAARIEDARPTVVVAASCGLEPNRVVEYKPIVDEALRMTEHQPRRVIVLQREQARAELGERDVDWEEALAQAEPAECVPVAATDPLYVLYTSGTTGRPKGVVRDNGGHAVALRWSMANIYDIGPGDVFWTASDVGWVVGHSYIVYAPLLTGATTVVYEGKPVGTPDAGAFWRVISDHGVKALFTAPTAFRAIKRVDPDAELLRKHDTSSLRTLFLAGERLDPETYHWACEHLGVPVIDHWWQTETGWPICANLRGLEPMPVKPGSPTVPVPGYDVVVLDQAGNPLPPGRDGAICIRLPLPPGTLPTLWGDDERFRESYLSRYPGYYLTGDNGYVDEDGYVFVMGRTDDVINVAGHRLSTGSMEAVLAAHPAVAECAVIGVRDSLKGQVPRGLVVLKSGVEVDPDQLRAELVAAVREQIGPVAAFREVLVVDGLPKTRSGKILRKSMREIADTGDTTVPSTIEDPAVLERLRPALRGEG, encoded by the coding sequence ATGGGTGCCTACGCCGAGGCCCACCGGAAGAGCTTGACCGACCCGGAGGGTTTCTGGCTCGACGCTGCGACGGCGATCGAGTGGGTGCGCGAGCCGACGCGCGCCGTGGACTCCGACGCCGCCCCGTTCTTCCGCTGGTTCCCCGACGGGCAGCTCAACACCTGCTTCAACGCGCTGGACCGGCACGTCCGCGACGGGCGCGGGGAGCAGACGGCGCTGATCTGGGACTCGGCGATGACCGGGCAGGTGGCTCGCTGGACCTACCGGGAGCTGCTGGAGGAGGTGGCGCTGTTCGCCGGGGCGCTGCGGGCGCAGGGCGTGGAGCGCGGCGACCGCGTGGTGATCTACCTGCCGATGGTCCCCGAGGCCGTGGTGGCGATGCTGGCCTGCGCCCGCATCGGCGCGGTGCACTCGGTGGTCTTCGGCGGCTTCGCGCCGAAGGAGCTGGCCGCGCGCATCGAGGACGCCCGGCCGACGGTGGTCGTCGCGGCGTCCTGCGGGCTGGAGCCGAACCGGGTCGTCGAGTACAAGCCGATCGTCGACGAGGCGCTGCGGATGACCGAGCACCAGCCGCGCCGGGTGATCGTGCTGCAGCGCGAGCAGGCGCGCGCCGAGCTCGGCGAGCGGGACGTGGACTGGGAGGAGGCGCTGGCGCAGGCCGAGCCGGCCGAGTGCGTGCCGGTCGCGGCGACCGACCCGCTGTACGTGCTGTACACGTCCGGCACCACGGGCCGCCCGAAGGGCGTGGTGCGGGACAACGGCGGGCACGCGGTGGCGCTGCGCTGGTCGATGGCCAACATCTACGACATCGGCCCGGGCGACGTGTTCTGGACGGCCTCCGACGTCGGATGGGTGGTGGGCCACTCCTACATCGTCTACGCGCCGCTGCTGACCGGGGCCACGACGGTGGTCTACGAGGGCAAGCCCGTCGGCACGCCGGACGCGGGCGCGTTCTGGCGGGTCATCTCCGACCACGGGGTCAAGGCGCTGTTCACCGCCCCGACCGCGTTCCGCGCGATCAAGCGGGTGGACCCGGACGCCGAGCTGCTCCGCAAGCACGACACCTCCAGCCTGCGGACGCTGTTCCTGGCCGGGGAGCGGCTGGACCCGGAGACCTACCACTGGGCGTGCGAGCACCTCGGCGTGCCGGTGATCGACCACTGGTGGCAGACCGAGACCGGCTGGCCGATCTGCGCGAACCTGCGCGGGCTGGAGCCGATGCCGGTCAAGCCCGGATCGCCGACGGTGCCGGTGCCCGGCTACGACGTGGTGGTGCTGGACCAGGCGGGCAACCCGCTGCCGCCGGGGCGGGACGGCGCGATCTGCATCCGGTTGCCGCTGCCGCCGGGCACGCTGCCCACGCTGTGGGGCGACGACGAGCGGTTCCGCGAGTCGTACCTGTCGCGCTACCCCGGCTACTACCTCACCGGCGACAACGGCTACGTCGACGAGGACGGGTACGTGTTCGTGATGGGCCGCACCGACGACGTGATCAACGTCGCGGGCCACCGGTTGTCCACCGGCTCGATGGAGGCGGTGCTGGCGGCGCACCCGGCGGTCGCCGAGTGCGCGGTGATCGGGGTCCGGGACTCGCTCAAGGGCCAGGTGCCGCGAGGGCTCGTGGTGCTCAAGTCCGGCGTCGAGGTCGATCCGGACCAGCTGCGCGCGGAGCTGGTCGCGGCGGTGCGCGAGCAGATCGGACCGGTGGCGGCGTTCCGCGAGGTGCTCGTCGTCGACGGGCTGCCCAAGACGCGCTCGGGGAAGATCCTGCGCAAGTCGATGCGCGAGATCGCCGACACCGGCGACACCACCGTGCCGTCGACGATCGAGGACCCGGCGGTCCTGGAGCGTCTGCGGCCGGCCCTGCGCGGCGAGGGCTGA
- a CDS encoding beta-N-acetylhexosaminidase, whose amino-acid sequence MIPRPTVRRAALAVAAGALVAGATVPATAAPAVANSTIDNVIPAPESVRPDPATTFELTEQTSIRASGDAAGVGEYLAEVLRPATGFALPVDGGEPDGGDIALQLDDSTGLSPSGYRLRVTGETVDLRAASAEGLFNGVQTLRQLLPAAIESPAPQPGPWPVPGGEITDQPRFEHRAAMLDVARHFFSVDEVKRYIDQIARYKINRLHLHLSDDQGWRIQIDSWPRLAEYGGSTEVGGGPGGYYTKQDYAEIVEHAASRHVVVVPEIDMPGHTNAALASYAELNCDGVAPPLYTGIEVGFSSLCVGKEITYRFVEDVIRELAEMTPGPYLHIGGDEADSTTDEDYRAFLSRVLPLVEKYGKTPVGWHDYGKAAPQGGAVLQYWGTTNADPLLPEAVARGNKILVSPANKSYLDMKYDENTPLGLQWAGFIEVADAYGWDPGSYLQDVPEEAVLGVEAPLWSETLENSEHIEFMAFPRLPAIAELAWSPASAHDWESFAQRLATHGPRLAASGIDFYRSPQVPWEE is encoded by the coding sequence ATGATCCCTCGACCAACGGTGCGCCGGGCCGCACTCGCCGTGGCGGCCGGTGCGCTGGTCGCCGGGGCCACCGTCCCGGCCACCGCCGCACCGGCCGTGGCGAACTCCACGATCGACAACGTCATCCCCGCGCCCGAATCGGTGCGACCGGACCCGGCGACGACCTTCGAGCTGACCGAGCAGACCTCGATCCGGGCGTCCGGTGACGCCGCCGGCGTCGGCGAGTACCTCGCCGAGGTCCTGCGCCCCGCCACCGGCTTCGCGCTGCCGGTCGACGGTGGCGAGCCCGACGGCGGTGACATCGCGCTGCAGCTCGACGACAGCACCGGGCTCAGCCCGTCCGGCTACCGGCTGCGGGTGACCGGCGAGACCGTCGACCTGCGCGCGGCCAGCGCCGAAGGGCTGTTCAACGGCGTGCAGACGCTGCGGCAGCTGCTGCCCGCCGCGATCGAGAGCCCCGCCCCGCAGCCCGGCCCGTGGCCGGTGCCCGGCGGCGAGATCACCGACCAGCCGCGGTTCGAGCACCGGGCCGCGATGCTCGACGTGGCGCGGCACTTCTTCTCCGTGGACGAGGTCAAGCGCTACATCGACCAGATCGCCCGGTACAAGATCAACCGGCTGCACCTGCACCTGTCCGACGACCAGGGCTGGCGCATCCAGATCGACAGCTGGCCGCGGCTGGCCGAGTACGGCGGCAGCACCGAGGTCGGTGGCGGCCCGGGCGGGTACTACACCAAGCAGGACTACGCCGAGATCGTCGAGCACGCCGCGTCGCGGCACGTCGTGGTGGTCCCGGAGATCGACATGCCGGGGCACACCAACGCCGCGCTGGCCTCCTACGCCGAGCTGAACTGCGACGGGGTCGCGCCACCGCTGTACACCGGCATCGAGGTCGGCTTCAGCTCGCTGTGCGTGGGCAAGGAGATCACCTACCGGTTCGTCGAGGACGTGATCCGGGAACTGGCCGAGATGACTCCCGGCCCGTACCTGCACATCGGCGGCGACGAGGCCGACTCGACCACCGACGAGGACTACCGGGCGTTCCTCTCCCGGGTGCTGCCGCTGGTCGAGAAGTACGGCAAGACCCCGGTCGGCTGGCACGACTACGGCAAGGCCGCCCCGCAGGGCGGAGCGGTGCTGCAGTACTGGGGCACCACCAACGCCGACCCGCTGCTGCCGGAGGCGGTGGCCCGCGGCAACAAGATCCTGGTGTCGCCGGCCAACAAGTCCTACTTGGACATGAAGTACGACGAGAACACCCCGCTGGGCCTGCAGTGGGCCGGGTTCATCGAGGTCGCCGACGCCTACGGCTGGGACCCGGGCAGCTACCTGCAGGACGTGCCGGAGGAGGCCGTCCTGGGCGTGGAAGCGCCGCTGTGGTCGGAGACCCTGGAGAACTCCGAGCACATCGAGTTCATGGCCTTCCCCCGGCTGCCGGCGATCGCCGAACTGGCCTGGTCCCCGGCGTCGGCCCACGACTGGGAGTCGTTCGCCCAGCGCCTGGCCACGCACGGACCCCGGCTGGCGGCCTCCGGCATCGACTTCTACCGGTCCCCGCAGGTCCCGTGGGAGGAGTGA
- a CDS encoding phosphopantetheine-binding protein produces MSQKLTLEDVREQVAELLYEDPAELTDEENLMDWGLDSVRIMTLVEKWRRLGVEITFADLAERPTLAEWWEVLEPKVS; encoded by the coding sequence ATGTCGCAGAAGTTGACGCTGGAGGACGTCCGGGAGCAGGTCGCCGAGCTGCTCTACGAGGACCCGGCGGAGCTGACCGACGAGGAGAACCTCATGGACTGGGGCCTCGACTCGGTCCGGATCATGACGCTGGTGGAGAAGTGGCGCCGTCTGGGCGTCGAGATCACCTTCGCCGACCTGGCCGAACGACCCACCCTCGCGGAGTGGTGGGAGGTCCTGGAACCCAAGGTGAGCTGA
- a CDS encoding isochorismatase family protein, producing MALPTIPPYRVPTPEELPDNRVSWRPEPSRSVLLVHDMERHFVNAFPREGEPLDVVVPNIRLLRDRARASGVPVVYCAQPGGQTPEQRGLQLEWWGPGVADPAQEAIIDELAPADGDVLLTKWRYSAFQRTDLRQMLRDWGRDQLIITGVYAHIGCLMTAAEAFQQEVQAFLVADAVADFSLEEHRMALDYAAKRCAVVDTAERLAQDLAARESEVA from the coding sequence GTGGCGCTTCCGACCATCCCGCCCTACCGCGTGCCGACACCGGAGGAGCTGCCGGACAACCGCGTGTCGTGGCGGCCCGAGCCGAGCCGATCGGTGCTGCTGGTGCACGACATGGAACGGCACTTCGTCAACGCCTTCCCCAGGGAAGGCGAACCGCTGGACGTGGTGGTGCCCAACATCCGGCTGCTGCGCGACCGCGCCCGCGCCTCGGGCGTGCCGGTGGTGTACTGCGCGCAGCCCGGTGGGCAGACGCCCGAACAGCGCGGCCTGCAACTGGAGTGGTGGGGACCGGGCGTGGCCGACCCGGCGCAGGAAGCCATCATCGACGAGCTCGCGCCCGCCGACGGGGACGTGCTGCTGACCAAGTGGCGCTACAGCGCCTTCCAGCGCACCGACCTGCGGCAGATGCTGCGGGACTGGGGACGCGACCAGCTGATCATCACGGGCGTCTACGCGCACATCGGGTGCCTGATGACCGCCGCCGAGGCCTTCCAGCAGGAGGTGCAGGCGTTCCTGGTCGCCGACGCCGTCGCGGACTTCTCGCTGGAGGAGCACCGGATGGCGCTGGACTACGCGGCCAAGCGGTGCGCGGTGGTCGACACCGCGGAGCGGTTGGCGCAGGACCTCGCGGCACGCGAGTCCGAAGTGGCCTGA